One genomic region from Nostoc sphaeroides encodes:
- the pstA gene encoding phosphate ABC transporter permease PstA, whose product MATSYQEDDYFASGAEFTDNVDQRESLGKVFEVIFLFGLMIGIFVLALLLFDILGDGLGRFLSPGFLTDTPSRFPDQGGIRPAIVSSILLGLVVIFVTVPIGVGAALYLEEYAPKAWWTAIIEINISNLAGVPSIVYGLLGLGVFNYLLGFGPALISGALTLSLLSLPVIIVTSREAIRAVPDSLRNASYGLGVTKWKTISSHVIPYAVPGILTGVIISVSRAIGDAASLIVVGAVGFLTFDPGLFQRFMALPIQIYSYITRPEPGFASAAAATIIALLLLILALNGVAIYIRQRFSIR is encoded by the coding sequence ATGGCTACTAGTTATCAAGAAGATGATTATTTTGCATCTGGGGCAGAATTTACTGATAATGTTGACCAAAGAGAGAGCTTAGGAAAAGTATTTGAAGTAATTTTTTTATTCGGTTTAATGATTGGGATATTTGTCCTAGCTTTGCTCCTTTTTGATATTTTGGGAGACGGATTAGGTAGATTTTTGTCCCCAGGATTTCTCACAGATACCCCTTCTCGTTTTCCTGACCAAGGTGGTATCCGTCCTGCTATTGTTAGCAGCATTTTGTTGGGACTTGTTGTGATTTTTGTAACTGTCCCAATTGGTGTAGGAGCAGCTTTATATCTCGAAGAGTATGCACCCAAAGCTTGGTGGACAGCGATTATTGAGATTAATATCAGTAACCTGGCGGGTGTACCTTCTATCGTCTATGGATTGCTGGGTTTAGGAGTTTTTAATTATTTGCTTGGCTTTGGCCCGGCTTTGATTTCTGGTGCATTGACTTTATCTTTGTTGTCTTTACCAGTCATTATTGTCACCTCTAGAGAAGCAATTCGCGCCGTCCCAGATTCTTTGAGAAATGCTTCTTACGGCTTAGGTGTCACCAAATGGAAAACTATTAGCAGTCATGTCATACCTTATGCTGTTCCTGGTATTTTGACAGGGGTGATTATCTCTGTATCTCGCGCCATTGGTGATGCAGCATCTCTAATTGTTGTAGGTGCTGTGGGTTTTCTCACCTTTGACCCTGGTTTGTTCCAGAGATTTATGGCATTACCCATTCAAATTTACAGTTACATCACTCGTCCTGAACCGGGTTTTGCTAGTGCAGCAGCAGCAACAATTATTGCGTTGTTACTGTTGATTTTAGCTTTGAATGGTGTAGCAATTTATATCCGGCAACGCTTCTCAATACGTTAG
- the pstB gene encoding phosphate ABC transporter ATP-binding protein PstB gives MTYSNSRSKSDSATIEQGNSVFNVEGVKVFYGGFLALIDVYLKIPDKQIIAFIGPSGCGKSTLLRCFNRMNDLIPGAKVEGRLNYRDRNIYDPKINSVKLRRQIGMVFQRPNPFPKSIYENIAFAPQANGYKGNLDELVEDSLRRAAIWDEVKDKLKEKGTALSGGQQQRLCIARAIAMKPDVLLMDEPCSALDPISSRQVEELCLELKQQYTIIMVTHNMQQASRVADFTAFFNTEIDEHGKRRGKLVEFNPTAQMFSSPQTKEAEDYISGRFG, from the coding sequence ATGACTTATAGCAATAGTAGAAGTAAATCAGATAGTGCCACAATTGAACAAGGTAATAGCGTTTTCAATGTTGAAGGTGTGAAGGTATTTTATGGAGGATTTCTAGCACTTATAGATGTCTATCTAAAGATTCCTGATAAACAAATAATTGCTTTTATTGGGCCTTCAGGATGTGGTAAAAGTACCTTATTGCGTTGCTTCAACCGGATGAATGATTTAATCCCTGGAGCTAAAGTTGAGGGTAGACTGAATTATCGCGATCGCAACATTTATGATCCTAAGATAAATTCGGTCAAATTACGCCGCCAAATCGGAATGGTTTTTCAAAGACCGAATCCTTTCCCCAAGTCAATATACGAAAATATTGCCTTTGCTCCACAGGCTAACGGTTACAAAGGTAACCTTGATGAATTGGTGGAAGATTCCCTCAGACGCGCTGCTATTTGGGATGAAGTCAAGGATAAACTCAAAGAGAAGGGAACTGCATTATCTGGTGGACAACAGCAAAGACTTTGCATTGCTCGTGCGATCGCAATGAAGCCAGATGTATTATTAATGGATGAACCATGTTCTGCTCTCGACCCAATTTCTAGCCGCCAAGTGGAAGAACTCTGCTTAGAACTCAAGCAGCAATACACCATCATTATGGTGACACACAATATGCAGCAAGCTTCTAGGGTCGCAGATTTCACGGCTTTCTTCAATACAGAAATTGACGAGCATGGCAAACGTCGCGGAAAATTAGTTGAGTTTAATCCTACAGCCCAAATGTTCAGTTCTCCTCAAACTAAAGAAGCTGAAGACTATATCAGTGGACGTTTCGGTTAA
- a CDS encoding ribbon-helix-helix domain-containing protein, whose protein sequence is MTSIFGFAIYYYCNGNIITMQMVKVNLNVRVEQSEMKILEQYVEQTGRTKTDIIREYIRTLNVHSLSPNNAD, encoded by the coding sequence ATGACCAGCATTTTCGGCTTTGCCATCTACTATTATTGTAATGGAAATATCATTACAATGCAAATGGTAAAAGTAAATTTAAATGTCCGTGTAGAACAATCAGAGATGAAAATATTAGAGCAATACGTAGAGCAAACAGGAAGAACCAAAACAGACATTATTCGTGAATATATTAGGACTTTAAATGTTCATTCCTTATCGCCCAACAACGCTGATTAA
- a CDS encoding DUF389 domain-containing protein, translated as MGNNIRDRFKNFRRRGSQPEQLQQVQTDLLAESTLDSAYIILIISSCAIATLGLLSNSAAVIIGAMIIAPLMLPIRGLAFGALQADITLFRKGIIAVALGTLLAVAIAFILGLLVGLPSYGSEILARSRPTLLDLGIAVAAGGISGYAKVETKISTSLAGTAIAVALMPPICVIGLGLAQGNWSLSLGATLLYLTNLLGIALSCMVTFLVAGYTSIARARQPLIWTMALTAILLIPLGVSFARLVRQAQLETSLRRALLNRTVTFGRLQLLNSNTNWLTNPPEVRLSVRAREPVTPRQVQLLEEFIKREMGQPFTLIFEVGQVEEIRSSEPTP; from the coding sequence TTGGGTAATAACATTCGAGACCGGTTTAAAAATTTCCGCCGCCGGGGTTCGCAGCCGGAGCAACTCCAACAGGTACAAACAGACTTGCTGGCAGAATCAACTCTAGACTCAGCTTACATAATTTTAATTATTAGCTCCTGTGCGATCGCTACTTTAGGTTTATTGTCTAACAGTGCGGCTGTGATTATTGGCGCGATGATTATTGCCCCTCTAATGTTGCCGATTCGGGGGTTAGCTTTTGGTGCTTTACAAGCAGATATTACTTTGTTTCGCAAGGGGATAATTGCTGTAGCATTGGGCACGTTGTTAGCGGTGGCGATCGCCTTTATTCTGGGTTTGCTAGTGGGTTTGCCGAGCTATGGTAGCGAGATACTGGCTAGATCAAGACCAACGCTCTTAGATTTAGGAATTGCGGTAGCGGCTGGTGGTATCAGTGGCTACGCGAAAGTTGAGACGAAAATATCTACTAGTTTAGCGGGAACTGCGATCGCTGTTGCTCTTATGCCTCCTATTTGTGTGATTGGCTTAGGCTTGGCACAAGGAAATTGGTCACTCAGTTTAGGAGCAACCCTACTTTATCTCACCAACTTGCTAGGTATTGCCCTCTCCTGTATGGTGACATTTTTGGTAGCAGGTTACACTTCAATAGCGCGGGCCCGTCAACCCCTAATTTGGACTATGGCTTTGACAGCTATCCTGCTAATTCCCTTGGGAGTCAGTTTTGCTCGACTTGTACGACAAGCGCAACTAGAAACTAGCTTACGACGGGCATTATTAAATAGAACTGTCACTTTTGGGCGATTGCAGTTGCTTAACAGTAATACTAATTGGTTGACAAATCCCCCAGAAGTTCGTTTGAGTGTTCGCGCAAGGGAACCTGTTACACCTCGGCAAGTACAGTTATTAGAAGAATTTATCAAGCGAGAGATGGGGCAACCATTCACTCTAATTTTTGAAGTTGGTCAAGTGGAGGAAATTAGAAGTTCTGAACCCACACCCTGA
- a CDS encoding MFS transporter: MELKNHWLAANKVALPRLRLLQWVNLRPEESERTQLMFFFYTTVCVGLRWAEDSTVALFLDEYGTQLLPWMYIASAATSAGLVFLYSWLQKIFPLRRVIVAIAPCMLMPLLLLVVLRWGAHVSYLAVISAFLLRLWVDALYVVNDLNTSIVANQIFNIREIKRTYPLVSSGLLVADVISGFSLPWLLQYTSLNKIIFIACIVILLGSGILFYLTHQYQAAFPETPQRLVTEEQASRQRFIKSPLKRYVWQLFAFVGLLQVIGLLIDFQYLRELKSNLSDRELASFLGLFGGTLGLCELLLQWFISSRLIERMGVFFTATLLPITVGFSLPGVLVLLHLIPAIQSQSFFWGLIIVKFCDEVLRYTFVMSSGPILYQPIPEAIRSRMQTLSGGTAEAIATGLTGGLIFATILFCDRFIPVPLQKWVLVAETMLITGTCLKVVWELRSRYVELLVLSVARGQLSATNVGLRFFKQGVVKALGEKGSEADKRSCIELLAQIDPQGSAEVLAPLLIKLTPDLQRQSLEVMLTAGANPAYLSAIRPLLEQPQETNSEVFALALRYVWLAEPNPNLSILEEYLNPRQNSLIRATAAALVLRQGTPMQKVAATQTMRRMLTHKQERERVNGVRALREAVYLQALRIHIPNLLQDESLRVRCAVLEMIAATHLEEYYSALIAALYYKSTRTTAISALVRLENEAIKMLLRLATNIYKPEVVRMYAWRTIAQIGTQEALETLWENLETSWGTTRDHILRSLLKIHKQPGIKGLVDRFYESRVENLIEQELKFLGEIYAAYIDLKTIDEKENEQSRQRIVIVSELLQRALLELEFDVKERLLLLLKLLYSPEKMQAAAFNLRSLSVVNLARGLEILEHTITLSSKSLLLNILDNRPQPEKLQHLVEAKIVEYENMIVSDRLHRLLMLGNFLSDWCLACCFHFAQVTRTPLTSSEILVSLRHPTGFVREAAIAYLNMVSHRVLLQILPQLQKDPHPLVAAQVKELIQKYQVENEQPIEEISRY; this comes from the coding sequence ATGGAACTGAAAAATCACTGGTTGGCTGCAAATAAAGTTGCTTTACCACGACTACGACTACTACAGTGGGTAAATCTCCGACCAGAGGAGAGCGAACGAACTCAACTTATGTTCTTTTTTTACACAACTGTATGTGTAGGATTGCGGTGGGCAGAGGATAGTACTGTGGCGCTCTTTCTGGATGAATATGGGACTCAGCTACTACCGTGGATGTATATTGCTAGTGCCGCCACCAGTGCAGGACTGGTTTTTTTATACTCTTGGCTGCAAAAGATTTTTCCTTTACGCCGGGTGATTGTGGCGATCGCACCTTGCATGTTGATGCCATTACTATTATTAGTTGTATTACGTTGGGGAGCGCATGTTTCATACCTGGCAGTTATTTCGGCATTTCTGCTGCGGCTGTGGGTAGATGCCCTTTATGTAGTTAATGACCTCAACACTTCCATCGTCGCCAACCAAATATTTAATATACGGGAGATTAAACGGACTTACCCACTGGTGAGTAGTGGGCTTTTAGTCGCAGATGTGATCAGTGGCTTTAGTTTGCCTTGGTTATTGCAATACACCTCGCTGAATAAGATCATCTTCATCGCCTGTATAGTAATTTTATTAGGATCGGGAATTTTATTCTATTTAACTCATCAATATCAAGCGGCTTTTCCTGAAACCCCACAAAGACTAGTTACTGAAGAACAAGCTTCACGACAGCGTTTTATTAAAAGTCCTCTCAAGCGCTATGTTTGGCAGTTGTTTGCTTTTGTCGGACTATTGCAAGTCATTGGGTTGTTAATAGATTTTCAATATCTGCGCGAACTAAAATCCAATTTGAGCGACCGAGAACTCGCTAGCTTCTTGGGTCTTTTTGGTGGGACATTGGGACTGTGTGAGTTGTTGTTGCAGTGGTTTATTTCCAGCCGACTTATCGAACGAATGGGGGTATTTTTCACAGCCACACTTTTACCAATCACCGTCGGCTTTTCACTACCAGGAGTGCTGGTATTATTGCATTTAATTCCCGCCATCCAATCGCAAAGCTTTTTTTGGGGACTGATAATTGTCAAATTCTGCGATGAAGTTCTGCGCTACACCTTTGTCATGAGTAGCGGCCCCATCCTGTACCAACCGATTCCAGAGGCAATTCGCAGCCGGATGCAGACTTTATCTGGTGGAACCGCCGAAGCGATCGCTACAGGTTTGACAGGAGGGCTAATTTTTGCAACTATATTGTTTTGTGATCGGTTTATACCCGTACCGTTGCAAAAGTGGGTGTTAGTAGCAGAAACAATGCTGATAACTGGCACCTGTTTAAAAGTAGTTTGGGAATTGCGATCGCGCTATGTTGAACTGTTAGTCTTGAGTGTGGCACGAGGCCAGTTGAGTGCAACCAATGTCGGCTTACGATTCTTCAAGCAAGGTGTAGTCAAAGCCTTGGGAGAAAAAGGCAGCGAGGCAGATAAACGCTCTTGCATTGAACTTTTAGCCCAAATTGACCCCCAAGGGTCTGCGGAAGTTTTAGCACCTTTACTAATCAAGTTAACCCCAGATTTGCAGCGCCAAAGTTTGGAAGTCATGCTGACAGCAGGTGCAAATCCCGCTTATCTATCCGCCATCCGTCCTTTGCTAGAACAACCCCAAGAAACTAACTCCGAAGTTTTCGCTCTAGCGCTGCGCTACGTTTGGCTGGCTGAACCAAATCCGAATTTAAGCATCTTAGAAGAATACCTGAACCCCCGGCAAAACTCACTCATCCGCGCCACCGCCGCCGCTTTAGTCTTACGCCAGGGAACGCCCATGCAAAAGGTAGCAGCTACCCAAACCATGCGCCGGATGTTGACTCATAAGCAAGAACGGGAACGGGTAAATGGAGTTAGAGCGCTCAGAGAAGCAGTTTATTTGCAAGCGTTGCGGATTCACATCCCGAATTTATTACAAGATGAGTCTTTACGGGTGCGCTGTGCCGTATTAGAAATGATTGCAGCAACCCATTTAGAAGAGTACTATTCGGCACTGATAGCAGCACTTTATTACAAATCAACCCGCACTACAGCAATATCAGCTTTAGTGCGACTAGAGAATGAAGCTATAAAGATGTTGTTGCGGTTAGCTACCAATATTTACAAACCAGAAGTAGTGCGAATGTACGCTTGGCGTACCATTGCTCAAATTGGTACTCAGGAAGCATTAGAGACTTTATGGGAAAACTTGGAAACATCTTGGGGTACAACTAGAGATCATATTCTTCGTAGCTTACTAAAAATACACAAACAACCAGGAATTAAAGGTTTAGTAGATCGATTTTATGAAAGTCGGGTAGAAAATTTAATTGAGCAGGAATTAAAGTTTTTAGGCGAGATTTACGCCGCATATATAGACTTGAAAACAATAGACGAAAAAGAAAATGAGCAATCCAGACAGAGAATTGTGATTGTCTCTGAATTACTGCAACGCGCCCTTTTAGAATTAGAATTTGATGTCAAAGAGCGACTGCTACTGTTACTGAAACTGCTTTACTCGCCAGAAAAGATGCAGGCAGCAGCATTTAATCTGCGATCGCTCTCAGTAGTAAACTTAGCACGAGGGTTAGAAATCCTAGAGCATACTATAACTTTGTCTTCAAAGTCTTTATTGCTGAATATTTTAGATAACCGACCGCAGCCAGAAAAATTGCAACATCTGGTAGAAGCTAAGATTGTCGAATATGAAAATATGATAGTTAGCGATCGCCTCCACAGATTGCTGATGTTGGGTAACTTTCTTTCTGACTGGTGTCTAGCTTGCTGTTTTCATTTTGCTCAAGTGACTCGCACGCCACTGACAAGTTCTGAGATTTTAGTGAGTTTGCGTCATCCAACCGGCTTTGTTAGAGAAGCTGCGATCGCATACTTGAATATGGTTTCACATCGCGTTCTTCTGCAAATCCTCCCCCAGTTACAAAAAGATCCACATCCTTTGGTAGCTGCTCAAGTTAAAGAATTAATCCAAAAATACCAGGTTGAAAATGAACAGCCCATTGAAGAAATATCTAGATATTAG
- the infC gene encoding translation initiation factor IF-3 — MPVIEKKRTRDLPQINERIRYPKIRVIDTDGAQLGIMLPQEALQLAEEKELDLVLISDKADPPVCRIMDYGKYKFEQEKKAREARKKQHTADVKEVKMRYKIEEHDYNVRVKQAERFLKDGDKVKATVMFRGREIQHSDLAEDLLKRMATDLEPYGELQQAPKKEGRNMMMLISPKK, encoded by the coding sequence ATGCCTGTGATTGAGAAGAAAAGAACTCGCGATCTGCCCCAAATTAACGAACGAATTCGCTACCCAAAAATTCGGGTAATTGATACTGATGGTGCTCAACTGGGAATTATGCTCCCACAGGAAGCACTACAACTAGCAGAAGAGAAAGAGTTAGATTTGGTGCTAATAAGTGACAAAGCTGACCCGCCAGTTTGTCGGATTATGGACTACGGGAAATATAAGTTTGAGCAGGAGAAAAAGGCGCGGGAAGCCCGGAAAAAGCAGCACACGGCTGATGTCAAAGAAGTTAAGATGCGTTACAAAATAGAAGAACACGACTACAACGTGCGTGTCAAACAAGCAGAGCGCTTTTTGAAAGATGGCGATAAAGTCAAAGCTACTGTCATGTTCCGGGGTCGAGAAATTCAACACAGCGACCTAGCAGAAGATTTGCTCAAACGAATGGCAACCGATTTGGAGCCTTATGGTGAGCTTCAACAAGCGCCTAAAAAAGAAGGGCGAAACATGATGATGCTCATCTCGCCTAAAAAATAA
- a CDS encoding alpha/beta fold hydrolase, with product MTTTLHWQERVGNQRDWVWRGWQTRYTYIRPRQNHHKTTPLILLHGFGASIGHWRHNLEVLAEYHTVYAIDMLGFGASEKAAANYSIELWVEQVYDFWKTFIRKPAILVGNSNGSLISMAAAATHPDMVLGMVMMSLPDPSLEQEAIPPILQPLVRAIKNIVASPLILKPVFNFVRRPGVLRSWAGLAYANPEAITDELIEILAGPPQDRGSARAFSALFKATLGINFSPSVKKVLPTLTIPMLLIWGQKDRFVPPALASQFAQYNEKLEVLNLENVGHCPHDECPEQVNQAILDWIEGWG from the coding sequence GTGACCACTACACTACACTGGCAAGAACGGGTTGGTAATCAAAGAGATTGGGTATGGCGCGGCTGGCAAACTCGCTACACTTACATTCGCCCTCGCCAAAATCACCACAAAACAACACCCCTGATATTGCTACATGGCTTTGGCGCTTCTATTGGGCATTGGCGACATAATTTAGAAGTTTTGGCTGAATATCACACAGTTTACGCCATCGATATGCTGGGTTTTGGCGCTTCTGAAAAAGCCGCAGCTAATTACAGCATCGAACTCTGGGTTGAGCAGGTTTACGATTTCTGGAAAACATTTATCCGTAAACCAGCGATTTTGGTGGGCAATTCTAACGGTTCACTGATTTCGATGGCCGCCGCCGCCACTCATCCCGATATGGTGCTGGGTATGGTGATGATGAGTTTACCCGACCCTTCACTAGAACAAGAAGCTATTCCGCCTATACTGCAACCCCTTGTCAGAGCAATTAAAAATATTGTCGCTTCGCCATTAATTCTTAAACCTGTATTTAACTTCGTGCGTCGTCCTGGGGTGCTGCGTAGCTGGGCAGGTTTGGCCTACGCTAACCCAGAGGCGATTACCGATGAACTTATAGAAATTTTAGCAGGGCCTCCCCAAGATAGAGGTTCCGCCAGAGCTTTTAGTGCTTTGTTTAAAGCTACGCTCGGTATTAACTTTAGTCCCAGTGTCAAGAAAGTATTACCAACCTTAACAATTCCGATGTTGTTAATTTGGGGACAAAAGGATCGGTTTGTTCCTCCAGCCCTTGCTAGCCAATTTGCCCAGTACAACGAGAAATTGGAAGTGCTGAATTTAGAAAATGTGGGCCATTGTCCCCATGATGAATGTCCTGAACAAGTCAACCAAGCTATTTTAGATTGGATTGAGGGGTGGGGTTAG
- a CDS encoding BON domain-containing protein: MGWLQRLFGMEKPQNAEVNPTPQSIAQTPSTNTAPTATQSIPPERLGLSGEYDQSGLAKRVALAFDQDPQLDDVNTLWVAQTGSTVVLKGKVPSQEILNKMVSVARSVNGATDVDTNQATIG, from the coding sequence ATGGGTTGGTTACAAAGATTATTTGGAATGGAAAAACCTCAAAATGCCGAAGTAAATCCTACTCCGCAGTCAATAGCGCAAACTCCTAGTACTAACACTGCTCCTACTGCTACTCAATCAATACCCCCAGAACGTCTGGGATTAAGCGGCGAATATGACCAAAGTGGGTTGGCAAAGCGGGTAGCGTTGGCATTTGATCAAGACCCCCAACTGGATGATGTTAATACCCTTTGGGTTGCTCAGACTGGTAGCACTGTGGTATTGAAAGGTAAAGTTCCCAGTCAAGAAATTCTCAACAAGATGGTTTCTGTAGCTCGTTCTGTGAATGGGGCTACAGATGTTGACACAAACCAAGCCACGATTGGCTAG
- the ilvN gene encoding acetolactate synthase small subunit, with the protein MKHTLSVLVEDEAGVLSRISGLFARRGFNIESLAVGPAEQGGVSRITMVIPGDDRIIEQLTKQLYKLVNVLKVQDITETPCVERELMLLKVNASTSNRSEVIELSQIFRARVVDVAEDSLTLEVVGDPGKMVAIVQVLQKFGLKEIARTGKVALTRESGVNTELLKSLEAKV; encoded by the coding sequence ATGAAACATACCCTTTCAGTTCTGGTAGAAGATGAGGCGGGCGTTCTTTCCCGCATTTCTGGTTTATTCGCCCGTCGCGGCTTTAATATTGAAAGCCTTGCTGTTGGCCCTGCTGAACAAGGAGGAGTCTCTCGAATTACGATGGTTATCCCTGGTGACGATCGCATTATCGAGCAACTCACCAAGCAACTATACAAGTTAGTCAATGTTCTTAAAGTACAAGATATTACCGAAACTCCGTGCGTCGAGCGGGAATTGATGCTTTTGAAAGTGAATGCTAGTACCAGCAATCGCTCAGAAGTGATCGAACTGTCTCAGATTTTCCGGGCGCGAGTCGTGGATGTGGCGGAAGATTCTCTCACTTTAGAAGTTGTGGGAGATCCAGGTAAAATGGTGGCGATCGTACAAGTGTTGCAAAAATTTGGTTTGAAAGAAATCGCCCGCACTGGCAAAGTTGCTCTGACTCGTGAATCGGGTGTGAATACCGAATTACTCAAGTCTTTGGAAGCAAAAGTTTAG